A genome region from Leguminivora glycinivorella isolate SPB_JAAS2020 chromosome 13, LegGlyc_1.1, whole genome shotgun sequence includes the following:
- the LOC125232681 gene encoding uncharacterized protein LOC125232681, with the protein MKMLRWAGGVTRLDKVRNEYVTGSFRVAPIVEKVMESRLRWYGHIQRREDDYVVSTQHTKLDQEKRKAACHLVKQHQERDGPGQPKYSDNPETSSLAQVYRET; encoded by the coding sequence ATGAAGATGTTGAGATGGGCTGGCGGTGTGACGCGTCTAGACAAAGTCCGCAACGAGTACGTCACAGGTTCCTTCAGAGTAGCTCCTATCGTGGAAAAAGTGATGGAAAGTCGCTTGCGTTGGTATGGCCACATACAAAGGCGCGAAGACGACTACGTGGTTAGTACTCAACATACCAAACTCGACCAGGAGAAGAGGAAAGCCGCCTGCCACTTGGTGAAACAACATCAAGAAAGAGATGGACCGGGACAGCCTAAGTACTCAGACAACCCAGAAACGAGTTCTCTGGCGCAAGTGTACAGGGAGACCTGA